One window from the genome of Kaistella carnis encodes:
- a CDS encoding potassium channel family protein, whose amino-acid sequence MKYIVVGLGNFGLSLAEKLTKLGNEVIGIDNSIAKVEAVKEKISYAICLDATDEFAMSGLPWKDTDIVIIAIGEDTGANIMATAMVKKLHPNRIISRAITPIHETILEAMNVETIIHPEDESAERWAKKLSLKGMVDSFELSMNFSIAEISIPDKLVGKTIEEVGFRNNYNLVCVTIIKKIADKNLFGKVKRINQIQGVVTTDTVLEAADILVIYGDNEDIKKFIKSN is encoded by the coding sequence ATGAAATATATAGTCGTCGGTTTAGGAAATTTTGGACTTTCTCTCGCCGAAAAACTCACAAAATTAGGTAACGAAGTTATCGGAATTGACAACAGCATCGCCAAGGTAGAAGCCGTAAAAGAAAAGATTTCCTACGCCATTTGCCTTGATGCTACGGATGAATTCGCAATGTCCGGACTTCCCTGGAAAGATACCGACATTGTAATTATTGCCATAGGCGAAGATACCGGGGCGAATATCATGGCGACTGCAATGGTAAAAAAACTGCATCCAAACCGCATTATCAGTCGAGCCATAACACCAATTCATGAAACCATATTAGAGGCTATGAATGTAGAAACGATTATTCACCCCGAAGATGAAAGTGCCGAACGATGGGCGAAAAAACTCTCCCTAAAAGGCATGGTGGATTCATTTGAACTCAGCATGAACTTCAGTATTGCAGAAATCTCCATTCCTGATAAATTGGTGGGAAAGACAATTGAAGAGGTGGGATTCAGAAACAATTATAACCTTGTTTGTGTAACCATCATTAAAAAAATAGCGGATAAAAATCTCTTCGGGAAAGTAAAACGGATTAACCAGATTCAGGGAGTTGTAACTACCGATACCGTTTTAGAAGCTGCAGATATCCTGGTTATTTATGGGGATAATGAAGACATCAAAAAATTCATTAAAAGCAATTAA
- a CDS encoding TrkH family potassium uptake protein — protein sequence MWNKKLNLFSFYTSLLAVLIMIVETGFFEEFLFRSQIIYFYDFSFILTLFNILYYNFYKKSPATRKIWPLEIIVTTLIVVYYMARFEYNFFSTRTFQFFNLRLLYVLIVLCFIRDFSSLNINFKRTFINPAQLFILSFLFIILFGTALLMMPNATVNGIKPLDALFTATSAVCVTGLIVLDTAKDFTLFGKIIIISLIQIGGLGIMTFASYFSYFFRGGSSYENQISLGEMTSSDKLGEVFNTLKIIIIITVIVEALGAVFIYSTLDLSLLDGSVNKGIFFSIFHAISAFCNAGFSTLSGNLYEPGYQFNYGLHFTVASLFIFGGLGFPIVYNVYKYVKHLIRNLFLSFFSKEKLHHTPWVINLNSRIILTTTFLLLLFGTVFIYLFEYNGALKEHSTFGALIEAFFISANNRTAGFNTVDVSLISAPTLMICIFLMWIGASPASTGGGIKTSTFAIAVLNIISLAKGKKRTEIYRREIGEHSIRRAFAIIALSLLVLGIGIFLLVIVEPDKDLLTLAFEAFSAFSTVGQSVNTTPNLSSAGKLIIIAMMFIGRVSMFSLLIAMMKREKYHNYQYPKEEILIN from the coding sequence ATGTGGAATAAAAAACTAAATCTCTTTTCTTTTTACACGAGTCTCCTCGCAGTTTTGATTATGATCGTGGAGACGGGTTTTTTTGAGGAATTCCTCTTCCGAAGTCAAATCATCTATTTTTATGATTTCAGTTTTATTCTGACGCTTTTCAATATACTATATTACAATTTTTATAAGAAAAGTCCCGCTACCCGGAAGATCTGGCCCTTAGAAATTATCGTGACCACCTTAATTGTCGTGTATTATATGGCGCGTTTTGAATATAATTTTTTCTCTACGCGAACCTTTCAATTCTTTAATCTTCGGCTTTTATATGTGCTGATTGTACTGTGTTTCATTCGGGATTTTTCCAGTTTAAACATTAATTTTAAAAGGACTTTTATTAATCCGGCGCAGCTTTTCATCTTAAGTTTTCTATTTATTATTTTGTTCGGAACCGCATTACTTATGATGCCTAATGCGACGGTAAATGGCATAAAACCTTTAGATGCACTTTTTACTGCCACCAGTGCGGTATGCGTAACAGGATTGATTGTTTTGGATACCGCAAAAGATTTTACACTTTTTGGTAAGATTATCATCATTTCCCTCATTCAGATTGGTGGTTTGGGAATTATGACTTTTGCGAGCTATTTCAGTTACTTTTTCCGCGGCGGTTCTTCTTACGAAAACCAGATCAGTCTGGGCGAAATGACGAGTTCTGATAAATTGGGCGAGGTTTTTAACACCCTTAAGATTATCATTATCATTACGGTGATCGTAGAAGCTTTAGGCGCAGTTTTCATTTACTCCACTTTGGACCTTTCTCTACTGGATGGTTCGGTGAATAAAGGAATTTTCTTTTCCATATTCCATGCGATTTCTGCGTTTTGTAATGCCGGATTTTCTACGTTAAGCGGTAATTTGTATGAACCAGGTTATCAATTCAACTATGGTTTACATTTTACCGTAGCATCGTTGTTTATTTTCGGTGGACTTGGCTTTCCCATCGTATATAACGTTTACAAATATGTTAAACATTTGATCAGAAATCTCTTTCTCTCCTTTTTCAGCAAAGAGAAACTTCATCATACTCCGTGGGTGATCAATCTAAATTCGCGAATTATTTTAACAACCACTTTTCTGCTTCTTCTATTCGGGACCGTGTTTATTTATTTATTCGAATATAATGGAGCTTTGAAAGAGCACTCTACTTTTGGTGCCTTGATTGAAGCATTTTTTATCTCTGCGAATAACAGAACTGCGGGATTTAATACCGTAGATGTCAGTTTGATATCGGCGCCGACTTTAATGATCTGCATATTTTTAATGTGGATCGGTGCCTCGCCGGCTTCAACCGGAGGCGGAATTAAAACCAGTACTTTTGCGATCGCTGTTCTCAATATTATCAGTCTAGCAAAAGGTAAAAAAAGAACAGAAATTTATCGTCGGGAAATCGGAGAACATTCAATACGCAGAGCCTTTGCTATTATTGCATTATCTCTGCTTGTTTTAGGAATAGGAATCTTTCTTCTGGTTATCGTAGAGCCCGATAAAGATTTATTAACCTTAGCTTTTGAAGCATTTTCAGCCTTCTCTACAGTGGGTCAAAGCGTTAACACCACTCCCAATCTCTCCTCCGCTGGAAAACTGATCATTATCGCCATGATGTTTATAGGCAGGGTAAGCATGTTCTCTCTTTTGATCGCTATGATGAAGCGGGAGAAATATCATAATTATCAATATCCAAAGGAAGAAATTTTAATTAATTAA